One genomic segment of Acanthopagrus latus isolate v.2019 chromosome 14, fAcaLat1.1, whole genome shotgun sequence includes these proteins:
- the apaf1 gene encoding apoptotic protease-activating factor 1 isoform X1: MALEERPRSCLLRFRHKLEEDIKPSYLMDHMISDGVMTVDEEEKIRTQPTRKEQAVALLELLLRKDNRAYISFYNALVKEAYDDLANLLHDDLPYVLPDAHKSSSDGYTPYVQAVLSEGGVPQRPVVFVSRPELVNRVREKLYRLQKEPGWVTVFGMAGSGKSILAAEAVRHQGLIEECFPGGIHWLSIGQLDKPDLLVKIQSLCFRLEQSLDSQSLHRPPNSLDEAKERMRFLMLRRYPRALLILDDIWDSTVLKAFDIHCRILLTTRNRSLTDSVSGAKHEVEVESGLDENKALEILALYTDTKPHGLPEEARSIVQECKGSPLVVSLIGALLKEKPNRWRYYLGQLQQKQFKRIRKSSSYDYDALDQAMAASIEVLPEDHQELYKDFTVLEQDIKVPAKVLSVLWDLEPEEVEDILEEFVNKSLLFVDSHNKPYLYYLHDLQLDFLVEQNRTQLESLHTKVVHQYQQHYRDGPPISGDEECLYWIRFLTYHMAKANLCQELYSLMFSLDWVSIKSRIMGPAHLINDYVEYGPILDNENSEVRSQFQEFLSLNGHQLEQRPFPDVVQLALSQPHTSEVYRQALLQAQDRASRGKLYFDWLNKNSVESLSRLVIHPHQGSIYSACFSHDGTKIASCGASRTLKVFKSTSGEKLTEIQAHDDEVLCCAFSPDDHLLATCSSDRKVKVWNVEQAMLLRVFEEEHEEQVNHCQFTNTARRLLLATCSNDKFMNVKLWNLNKPSSQNTMFGHFEPVNHCCFSPDDSYVSTSSNDGTVKLFEVSSANEWKTIDVRDVFAEGDEEVLVKCSTWTADCKRIICAARNAALVFDVETSGMLLEIRTNRLSMVQFCQACPTSNLLAIAFSNYAVELWDLEANKKMADCSGHLSWVQRVQFSPDGSQLLSCSDDQTVRLWETTKLHTSSAVCLKRDSDVLFNDEEIIVSAADNCNRLQVRDGRTGSVLFQSEEKSSRIRCTSMCRQTSAVVLGQEDGTVQAAGLTARQVLMTVGLRIRRLLTSVRRLVVAVGLSTGSVQVLEVPSGKLLATLLGHTKTVLHCKFSQNGQTLITSSEDTTIRVWRWQSEECQVLQGHKEQVRSFSLLSSSPADTRLLSWSFDGTVKMWDTESGEKLQDIRAHRGAILSCHVSPDGCLFATTSADMTAKLWHSESWECVHALKGHQDCVRSCRFSWDSRRLATGDDNGEIRLWNVKDGSLLKICSREGKDGMDSLHGGWVTDLHFSPDDSLLLSTGGYIKWWDVEKGEALQTFYPTGTALKRIHVSSDFSTFVTIDSIGILYILQRVA, from the exons ATGGCGTTGGAGGAAAGGCCGCGGAGCTGCCTGCTGCGCTTTCGCCAcaagctggaggaggacatCAAGCCCTCCTACCTGATGGACCACATGATCAGTGATGGGGTGATGActgtggatgaggaggagaagatcaGGACTCAG ccAACCAGGAAGGAACAGGCTGTAgccctgctggagctgctgctgaggaaggACAACCGTGCCTATATCTCCTTCTACAACGCCCTGGTGAAGGAGGCATACGATGATTTGGCCAATCTGCTCCACGATGACCTACCATACGTGTTACCTGATGCACACAAGAGCTCCTCTGATGGCTACACGCCTTATG TCCAGGCGGTGCTCAGTGAAGGCGGCGTGCCACAGAGGCCTGTGGTGTTTGTCAGCAGACCAGAGCTTGTGAACCGCGTCAGGGAGAAACTCTACCGGCTGCAGAAGGAGCCTGGCTGGGTCACTGTCTTCGGCATGGCTGGTTCGGGCAAATCCATCCTGGCTGCTGAAGCTGTCAGACACCAAGGGCTCATCGAAG AGTGCTTCCCTGGAGGGATCCACTGGCTGTCCATCGGCCAGCTGGACAAACCAGACCTGCTGGTTAAAATCCAGTCATTGTGTTTCCGCCTGGAGCAGAGCCTTGATTCTCAGTCACTCCACCGGCCTCCCAACTCTCTAGATGAGGCCAAGGAGCGTATGCGCTTCCTCATGCTGCGCAGATATCCAAG AGCTCTGCTGATTCTGGATGACATCTGGGACAGTACAGTGCTGAAGGCGTTTGATATCCACTGTCGGATACTTTTAACGACCAGAAATAGAAGCCTCACTGATTCTGTTAGTG GTGCTAAACacgaggtggaggtggagagcgGTCTGGATGAAAACAAGGCGCTGGAGATCCTCGCTCTGTACACTGACACAAAACCCCACGGACTTCCTGAGGAGGCTCGCAGCATCGTCCAAGAATGTAAAG GTTCCCCTCTGGTGGTGTCCCTGATCGGCGCTCTACTCAAAGAGAAACCCAACCGTTGGCGTTACTACCTCggccagctgcagcagaagcagtTCAAGCGGATAAGGAAGTCCTCGTCGTACGACTACGACGCCCTCGACCAAGCCATGGCTGCCAGCATTGAAGTCTTACCTGAGGACCATCAAGAGCTCTACAAGGACTTTACTGTGCTGGAGCAGGACATCAAAGTCCCTGCAAAG GTGCTGTCTGTTCTGTGGGACTTGGAgccagaggaggtggaggacatACTCGAGGAGTTTGTCAACAAGTCCCTGCTTTTTGTGGACAGTCACAATAAACCCTACCTGTACTACCTCCATGACCTCCAGCTGGACTTCCTGGTTGAGCAGAATCGCACCCAGCTCGAG agccTCCACACTAAAGTGGTGCATCAATACCAGCAGCACTACAGAGACGGTCCTCCCATCTCAGGAGACGAGGAATGTCTCTACTGGATCAGATTCCTGACCTACCACATGGCCAAAGCCAACCTTTGCcag gAGCTCTACTCTCTCATGTTTTCTCTGGACTGGGTCAGCATCAAGAGCCGGATAATGGGACCAGCTCACCTCATCAATGACTATGTGGAGTATGGACCCATTCTGGACAACGAG aACAGCGAAGTGCGCAGTCAGTTCCAGgagtttctgtctctgaacGGCCACCAGCTGGAGCAGCGACCTTTCCCCGACGTGGTGCAGCTCGCCCTGTCTCAGCCGCACACCTCCGAGGTCTACAGACAGGCTCTGCTGCAGGCGCAGGACCGGGCCAGCAGAGGGAAACTCTACTTCGACTGGCT GAATAAGAATAGTGTAGAGAGTCTGTCCAGGCTGGTGATCCACCCCCACCAGGGCTCCATCTACTCAGCCTGCTTCTCCCACGATGGAACCAAGATCGCCTCCTGTGGTGCCAGCAGGACACTCAAG GTGTTCAAAAGCACCTCAGGTGAGAAGCTCACAGAAATCCAGGCCCATGATGACGAGGTGCTCTGCTGTGCCTTCTCCCCTGACGACCACCTGCTAGCAACATGCTCTAGCGACAGGAAGGTCAAG GTGTGGAACGTGGAGCAAGCCATGCTGTTGAGGGTGTTTGAGGAGGAGCACGAAGAGCAGGTCAACCACTGTCAGTTTACCAACACAGCGCGACGCCTCCTGCTGGCCACCTGCTCCAACGACAAGTTCATGAATGTCAAG ctgtggaACCTTAACAAGCCGTCCTCCCAGAACACCATGTTTGGCCACTTTGAGCCGGTCAACCACTGCTGTTTCTCCCCTGATGACTCCTACGTGTCCACTTCCTCTAACGACGGTACCGTCAAG ctgtttgaGGTGTCGTCTGCCAACGAGTGGAAGACGATCGATGTGAGAGACGTGTTTGCAGAGGGCGATGAAGAGGTCCTCGTCAAGTGCAGCACCTGGACGGCTGACTGCAAACGCATCATATGTGCAGCCCGGAACGCTGCTCTG GTGTTTGACGTGGAGACATCGGGCATGTTGTTGGAGATCAGAACGAATCGTCTGAGCATGGTGCAATTCTGTCAAGCCTGTCCCACCAGTAACCTGCTGGCTATCGCATTCTCAAACTATGCTGTGGAG CTATGGGACTTGGAGGCCAATAAGAAGATGGCTGACTGCAGCGGTCACCTGAGTTGGGTCCAGCGTGTCCAGTTCTCTCCTGATGGATCACAGCTGCTCTCCTGCTCAGACGACCAGACTGTCAGG CTGTGGGAGACTACGAAGCTGCACACGTCCTCCGCCGTCTGCCTGAAAAGAGACTCCGACGTTCTCTTTAATGATGAAGAGATCATTGTGTCAGCTGCAGACAACTGCAACAGACTGCAG gtacGTGATGGCAGGACGGGATCGGTGCTGTTCCAGTCAGAGGAGAAGTCATCCAGGATCCGGTGTACATCTATGTGCAGGCAGACCTCTGCTGTGGTCCTGGGCCAGGAAGACGGTACTGTACAG GCAGCAGGGCTGACAGCTAGGCAGGTACTGATGACAGTTGGCCTCAGGATCCGACGACTGTTGACCTCCGTCAGGAGGTTGGTGGTGGCTGTAGGGCTAAGCACAGGCAGCGTCCAG GTGTTGGAGGTGCCCTCTGGGAAGCTCTTAGCCACTCTGCTGGGACACACCAAAACGGTGCTGCACTGCAAGTTCAGCCAGAACGGCCAAACGCTGATCACATCCTCTGAGGACACCACCATCCGG GTGTGGAGGTGGCAGTCAGAGGAGTGTCAAGTACTGCAGGGTCACAAGGAACAAGTCAGAAGCTTCTCGCTGCTCTCCAGCTCACCCGCCGACACAAGACTGCTGTCCTGGTCCTTCGATGGCACTGTCAAG ATGTGGGACACAGAAAGCggagagaagctgcaggacaTCCGGGCTCATCGGGGAGCCATTCTGTCCTGCCACGTCTCACCGGACGGATGCCTGTTTGCCACCACCTCTGCTGACATGACTGCTAAG CTGTGGCACTCTGAGTCCTGGGAGTGCGTCCACGCACTGAAAGGCCACCAAGACTGTGTCCGAAGCTGCCGATTCTCCTGGGACAGCCGGCGCCTCGCAACAGGAGACGACAATGGAGAGATTCGG CTCTGGAACGTCAAGGACGGCTCTCTGCTGAAGATTTGCTCCCGCGAGGGTAAAGATGGCATGGACTCGCTCCACGGGGGCTGGGTGACCGACCTGCACTTCTCCCCGGATGACTCTCTTCTACTCTCGACTGGCGGCTACATCAAG
- the apaf1 gene encoding apoptotic protease-activating factor 1 isoform X2 has translation MALEERPRSCLLRFRHKLEEDIKPSYLMDHMISDGVMTVDEEEKIRTQPTRKEQAVALLELLLRKDNRAYISFYNALVKEAYDDLANLLHDDLPYVLPDAHKSSSDGYTPYVQAVLSEGGVPQRPVVFVSRPELVNRVREKLYRLQKEPGWVTVFGMAGSGKSILAAEAVRHQGLIEECFPGGIHWLSIGQLDKPDLLVKIQSLCFRLEQSLDSQSLHRPPNSLDEAKERMRFLMLRRYPRALLILDDIWDSTVLKAFDIHCRILLTTRNRSLTDSVSGAKHEVEVESGLDENKALEILALYTDTKPHGLPEEARSIVQECKGSPLVVSLIGALLKEKPNRWRYYLGQLQQKQFKRIRKSSSYDYDALDQAMAASIEVLPEDHQELYKDFTVLEQDIKVPAKVLSVLWDLEPEEVEDILEEFVNKSLLFVDSHNKPYLYYLHDLQLDFLVEQNRTQLESLHTKVVHQYQQHYRDGPPISGDEECLYWIRFLTYHMAKANLCQELYSLMFSLDWVSIKSRIMGPAHLINDYVEYGPILDNENSEVRSQFQEFLSLNGHQLEQRPFPDVVQLALSQPHTSEVYRQALLQAQDRASRGKLYFDWLNKNSVESLSRLVIHPHQGSIYSACFSHDGTKIASCGASRTLKVFKSTSGEKLTEIQAHDDEVLCCAFSPDDHLLATCSSDRKVKVWNVEQAMLLRVFEEEHEEQVNHCQFTNTARRLLLATCSNDKFMNVKLWNLNKPSSQNTMFGHFEPVNHCCFSPDDSYVSTSSNDGTVKLFEVSSANEWKTIDVRDVFAEGDEEVLVKCSTWTADCKRIICAARNAALVFDVETSGMLLEIRTNRLSMVQFCQACPTSNLLAIAFSNYAVELWDLEANKKMADCSGHLSWVQRVQFSPDGSQLLSCSDDQTVRLWETTKLHTSSAVCLKRDSDVLFNDEEIIVSAADNCNRLQVRDGRTGSVLFQSEEKSSRIRCTSMCRQTSAVVLGQEDGTVQVLEVPSGKLLATLLGHTKTVLHCKFSQNGQTLITSSEDTTIRVWRWQSEECQVLQGHKEQVRSFSLLSSSPADTRLLSWSFDGTVKMWDTESGEKLQDIRAHRGAILSCHVSPDGCLFATTSADMTAKLWHSESWECVHALKGHQDCVRSCRFSWDSRRLATGDDNGEIRLWNVKDGSLLKICSREGKDGMDSLHGGWVTDLHFSPDDSLLLSTGGYIKWWDVEKGEALQTFYPTGTALKRIHVSSDFSTFVTIDSIGILYILQRVA, from the exons ATGGCGTTGGAGGAAAGGCCGCGGAGCTGCCTGCTGCGCTTTCGCCAcaagctggaggaggacatCAAGCCCTCCTACCTGATGGACCACATGATCAGTGATGGGGTGATGActgtggatgaggaggagaagatcaGGACTCAG ccAACCAGGAAGGAACAGGCTGTAgccctgctggagctgctgctgaggaaggACAACCGTGCCTATATCTCCTTCTACAACGCCCTGGTGAAGGAGGCATACGATGATTTGGCCAATCTGCTCCACGATGACCTACCATACGTGTTACCTGATGCACACAAGAGCTCCTCTGATGGCTACACGCCTTATG TCCAGGCGGTGCTCAGTGAAGGCGGCGTGCCACAGAGGCCTGTGGTGTTTGTCAGCAGACCAGAGCTTGTGAACCGCGTCAGGGAGAAACTCTACCGGCTGCAGAAGGAGCCTGGCTGGGTCACTGTCTTCGGCATGGCTGGTTCGGGCAAATCCATCCTGGCTGCTGAAGCTGTCAGACACCAAGGGCTCATCGAAG AGTGCTTCCCTGGAGGGATCCACTGGCTGTCCATCGGCCAGCTGGACAAACCAGACCTGCTGGTTAAAATCCAGTCATTGTGTTTCCGCCTGGAGCAGAGCCTTGATTCTCAGTCACTCCACCGGCCTCCCAACTCTCTAGATGAGGCCAAGGAGCGTATGCGCTTCCTCATGCTGCGCAGATATCCAAG AGCTCTGCTGATTCTGGATGACATCTGGGACAGTACAGTGCTGAAGGCGTTTGATATCCACTGTCGGATACTTTTAACGACCAGAAATAGAAGCCTCACTGATTCTGTTAGTG GTGCTAAACacgaggtggaggtggagagcgGTCTGGATGAAAACAAGGCGCTGGAGATCCTCGCTCTGTACACTGACACAAAACCCCACGGACTTCCTGAGGAGGCTCGCAGCATCGTCCAAGAATGTAAAG GTTCCCCTCTGGTGGTGTCCCTGATCGGCGCTCTACTCAAAGAGAAACCCAACCGTTGGCGTTACTACCTCggccagctgcagcagaagcagtTCAAGCGGATAAGGAAGTCCTCGTCGTACGACTACGACGCCCTCGACCAAGCCATGGCTGCCAGCATTGAAGTCTTACCTGAGGACCATCAAGAGCTCTACAAGGACTTTACTGTGCTGGAGCAGGACATCAAAGTCCCTGCAAAG GTGCTGTCTGTTCTGTGGGACTTGGAgccagaggaggtggaggacatACTCGAGGAGTTTGTCAACAAGTCCCTGCTTTTTGTGGACAGTCACAATAAACCCTACCTGTACTACCTCCATGACCTCCAGCTGGACTTCCTGGTTGAGCAGAATCGCACCCAGCTCGAG agccTCCACACTAAAGTGGTGCATCAATACCAGCAGCACTACAGAGACGGTCCTCCCATCTCAGGAGACGAGGAATGTCTCTACTGGATCAGATTCCTGACCTACCACATGGCCAAAGCCAACCTTTGCcag gAGCTCTACTCTCTCATGTTTTCTCTGGACTGGGTCAGCATCAAGAGCCGGATAATGGGACCAGCTCACCTCATCAATGACTATGTGGAGTATGGACCCATTCTGGACAACGAG aACAGCGAAGTGCGCAGTCAGTTCCAGgagtttctgtctctgaacGGCCACCAGCTGGAGCAGCGACCTTTCCCCGACGTGGTGCAGCTCGCCCTGTCTCAGCCGCACACCTCCGAGGTCTACAGACAGGCTCTGCTGCAGGCGCAGGACCGGGCCAGCAGAGGGAAACTCTACTTCGACTGGCT GAATAAGAATAGTGTAGAGAGTCTGTCCAGGCTGGTGATCCACCCCCACCAGGGCTCCATCTACTCAGCCTGCTTCTCCCACGATGGAACCAAGATCGCCTCCTGTGGTGCCAGCAGGACACTCAAG GTGTTCAAAAGCACCTCAGGTGAGAAGCTCACAGAAATCCAGGCCCATGATGACGAGGTGCTCTGCTGTGCCTTCTCCCCTGACGACCACCTGCTAGCAACATGCTCTAGCGACAGGAAGGTCAAG GTGTGGAACGTGGAGCAAGCCATGCTGTTGAGGGTGTTTGAGGAGGAGCACGAAGAGCAGGTCAACCACTGTCAGTTTACCAACACAGCGCGACGCCTCCTGCTGGCCACCTGCTCCAACGACAAGTTCATGAATGTCAAG ctgtggaACCTTAACAAGCCGTCCTCCCAGAACACCATGTTTGGCCACTTTGAGCCGGTCAACCACTGCTGTTTCTCCCCTGATGACTCCTACGTGTCCACTTCCTCTAACGACGGTACCGTCAAG ctgtttgaGGTGTCGTCTGCCAACGAGTGGAAGACGATCGATGTGAGAGACGTGTTTGCAGAGGGCGATGAAGAGGTCCTCGTCAAGTGCAGCACCTGGACGGCTGACTGCAAACGCATCATATGTGCAGCCCGGAACGCTGCTCTG GTGTTTGACGTGGAGACATCGGGCATGTTGTTGGAGATCAGAACGAATCGTCTGAGCATGGTGCAATTCTGTCAAGCCTGTCCCACCAGTAACCTGCTGGCTATCGCATTCTCAAACTATGCTGTGGAG CTATGGGACTTGGAGGCCAATAAGAAGATGGCTGACTGCAGCGGTCACCTGAGTTGGGTCCAGCGTGTCCAGTTCTCTCCTGATGGATCACAGCTGCTCTCCTGCTCAGACGACCAGACTGTCAGG CTGTGGGAGACTACGAAGCTGCACACGTCCTCCGCCGTCTGCCTGAAAAGAGACTCCGACGTTCTCTTTAATGATGAAGAGATCATTGTGTCAGCTGCAGACAACTGCAACAGACTGCAG gtacGTGATGGCAGGACGGGATCGGTGCTGTTCCAGTCAGAGGAGAAGTCATCCAGGATCCGGTGTACATCTATGTGCAGGCAGACCTCTGCTGTGGTCCTGGGCCAGGAAGACGGTACTGTACAG GTGTTGGAGGTGCCCTCTGGGAAGCTCTTAGCCACTCTGCTGGGACACACCAAAACGGTGCTGCACTGCAAGTTCAGCCAGAACGGCCAAACGCTGATCACATCCTCTGAGGACACCACCATCCGG GTGTGGAGGTGGCAGTCAGAGGAGTGTCAAGTACTGCAGGGTCACAAGGAACAAGTCAGAAGCTTCTCGCTGCTCTCCAGCTCACCCGCCGACACAAGACTGCTGTCCTGGTCCTTCGATGGCACTGTCAAG ATGTGGGACACAGAAAGCggagagaagctgcaggacaTCCGGGCTCATCGGGGAGCCATTCTGTCCTGCCACGTCTCACCGGACGGATGCCTGTTTGCCACCACCTCTGCTGACATGACTGCTAAG CTGTGGCACTCTGAGTCCTGGGAGTGCGTCCACGCACTGAAAGGCCACCAAGACTGTGTCCGAAGCTGCCGATTCTCCTGGGACAGCCGGCGCCTCGCAACAGGAGACGACAATGGAGAGATTCGG CTCTGGAACGTCAAGGACGGCTCTCTGCTGAAGATTTGCTCCCGCGAGGGTAAAGATGGCATGGACTCGCTCCACGGGGGCTGGGTGACCGACCTGCACTTCTCCCCGGATGACTCTCTTCTACTCTCGACTGGCGGCTACATCAAG